Part of the Candidatus Hydrogenedentota bacterium genome, CCAGCGTGTCCGTCGAGGTCTACGCGATGGAGGAGGCGGAGTACGCCCTGCTTGCGGGGAAGGGCCTGGACGGGACCACGCTGTATCAGGAGACCTATGACCGGGACCTGTACCGGGAGGTGCACCTGCTCGGCCAGAAAATGGACTACGACTACCGGCTGGACGCCCTCGAGCGGGCGGGACGGGCCGGGGTGCGGCGGTTGTCGGCGGGCGCGCTGCTGGGGCTGGGCGAGTGGCGTTTCGAGGCGTTCTGGACCGCGCTCCACGCGCGGCACCTGCAGAAGGCCTGCTGGAAAAGCGCCGTGTCCGTCTCTTTCCCGAGGCTGCGGCACATGCCCGAGCGGTTCCAGGTGAAACACCCCGTCAGCGACGCCGACCTGGTGCAGATTATTCTGGCGCTGCGGCTCTTCCTGCCCGAGGCCGGGTTCAACCTGTCCACCCGCGAGCCCGCCGCGCTGCGGGACCGGCTCATCCCCCTGGGCATCACCGCCATGAGCGCCGGTTCAAGCACGCGCCCCGGCGGCTACGCCACCAAGGGCGGCGAAGTGCTCGAGCAGTTCGAGGTCGAGGACACGCGCAGTCCCGCCGAGGTGGTGGCGGCCATACGCAGCGCGGGCTATGACCCCGTGTGGAAGGACTTC contains:
- the thiH gene encoding 2-iminoacetate synthase ThiH, with translation MSFLPEISSWPAERVRALYDGVTGQDALAAIAREERTPRDLAALLSPAARPYLEAMAREAQRLTRWHFGRTINLYAPIYISNLCAADCVYCGYAARSHSREKRVTLRPEQIDRECAALAAMGYDSVLLLTGEAPKIVPPARIAEACEIARRHFSSVSVEVYAMEEAEYALLAGKGLDGTTLYQETYDRDLYREVHLLGQKMDYDYRLDALERAGRAGVRRLSAGALLGLGEWRFEAFWTALHARHLQKACWKSAVSVSFPRLRHMPERFQVKHPVSDADLVQIILALRLFLPEAGFNLSTREPAALRDRLIPLGITAMSAGSSTRPGGYATKGGEVLEQFEVEDTRSPAEVVAAIRSAGYDPVWKDFDHAFNP